Proteins co-encoded in one Sulfuricystis thermophila genomic window:
- a CDS encoding HypC/HybG/HupF family hydrogenase formation chaperone, with translation MCLAIPARVVEMPDPETAIVDLGGVKKAISLALVEDVAVGDYVIVHVGFALNKLNPEEAEKTLALFAEMGDLVAAQDGAAGSA, from the coding sequence CGCGTCGTCGAGATGCCCGATCCGGAGACTGCCATCGTCGATCTCGGCGGCGTCAAGAAAGCCATTTCGCTTGCTTTGGTGGAGGATGTGGCGGTCGGTGATTACGTGATCGTGCATGTCGGCTTTGCGCTCAACAAGCTGAATCCGGAAGAGGCCGAGAAGACGCTCGCGCTGTTCGCCGAGATGGGCGATCTGGTGGCTGCGCAGGATGGCGCGGCGGGCAGCGCATGA
- the hypD gene encoding hydrogenase formation protein HypD, translating to MKYIDEFRDGELAKGLAAAIAAAARPERQYAFMEFCGGHTHAISRYGVTDLLPANVRMVHGPGCPVCVLPIGRIDMAIELALRHQAILCSYGDCLRVPASAGLSLLKAKSHGGDIRMVYSAADALKIARENPQREVVFFAIGFETTTPPTAVVIKQAAAEGVNNFSVLCCHVLTPSAIMSILESPEVRRWGTVPLDGFVGPAHVSTVIGSRPYEFFAEEYRKPVVIAGFEPLDVMQAILMLIRQVNEGRCEVENEFTRAVSREGNVKAQALVAEVFELRRSFEWRGMGTIPYSALAIRQAFADFDAERRFGLEYHPVPDHKACECGAILRGVKEPRDCKLFGTVCTPENPIGSCMVSSEGACAAYYTYGRHREEIAG from the coding sequence ATGAAATACATCGACGAGTTTCGTGACGGTGAGCTCGCCAAGGGGCTTGCGGCGGCGATTGCCGCCGCGGCGCGGCCGGAGCGCCAGTATGCCTTCATGGAATTCTGCGGCGGCCACACCCACGCGATTTCGCGCTATGGCGTCACCGATCTCCTGCCGGCCAACGTGCGCATGGTGCATGGACCGGGCTGCCCGGTGTGCGTGCTGCCGATCGGTCGCATCGACATGGCGATCGAACTCGCGCTCAGACATCAGGCCATCCTCTGCAGTTATGGCGACTGTCTGCGCGTGCCGGCCTCCGCTGGTTTGTCCTTGCTCAAAGCCAAGTCGCACGGCGGCGACATCCGCATGGTGTATTCGGCGGCCGATGCCTTGAAGATCGCGCGCGAGAATCCGCAACGTGAGGTGGTGTTCTTCGCCATTGGTTTCGAGACCACCACGCCGCCGACGGCGGTGGTGATCAAGCAGGCCGCGGCGGAAGGGGTGAACAACTTCAGCGTGCTCTGCTGTCATGTGCTGACGCCCTCCGCCATCATGAGCATCCTCGAATCGCCCGAGGTGCGGCGCTGGGGCACGGTGCCGCTCGACGGTTTCGTCGGCCCGGCGCATGTGTCGACGGTGATCGGCAGTCGGCCCTATGAGTTTTTCGCCGAGGAGTACCGCAAGCCCGTGGTGATCGCCGGCTTCGAGCCGCTCGACGTGATGCAGGCGATCCTGATGCTGATCCGCCAGGTCAATGAGGGCCGTTGCGAGGTGGAGAACGAATTCACGCGCGCGGTGTCGCGCGAGGGCAATGTCAAGGCTCAGGCGCTCGTCGCCGAGGTGTTCGAACTGCGGCGCAGTTTCGAGTGGCGCGGCATGGGCACGATTCCCTATTCGGCGCTGGCGATCCGGCAGGCGTTTGCGGATTTCGATGCCGAGCGCCGTTTTGGGCTCGAATATCATCCCGTGCCGGATCACAAGGCCTGCGAATGCGGTGCGATCCTGCGCGGCGTGAAAGAGCCGCGCGACTGCAAGCTGTTCGGCACCGTCTGCACACCGGAGAATCCGATCGGCAGCTGCATGGTGAGTTCGGAGGGCGCCTGCGCCGCCTACTACACCTATGGCCGCCATCGCGAAGAGATCGCGGGATGA